The region ACAGAGACTTTTTCGACTGGAATAAACGCCTTGACCCAAGGGTTTAATCAATCACAGTTATCGGCAACAGCTACTTACCAACTCCCCACTTTAGATTTTAATATTAAAGCATATCCAAATCCAACATCCAATTTTATAATATTAGAAACGGATAAAATTCGCAAACTGGAATATCAAGTTTTCAATCAACAAGGCAAACTTATAATCCAATCTGAACTGTCTGATTTTCAAACAAAAATAGATTTTCAAGAGCTTATTCCCGCCATATATATCATTAAAATATTTGAAAATAATATTCCTCTTAAACAATTTAAAATTGTTAAACAAT is a window of Bacteroidales bacterium DNA encoding:
- a CDS encoding T9SS type A sorting domain-containing protein, yielding MKRLVLLSILNLFLLSNNNAQEVITTAGDYYLAPSGSLSWTFGETITETFSTGINALTQGFNQSQLSATATYQLPTLDFNIKAYPNPTSNFIILETDKIRKLEYQVFNQQGKLIIQSELSDFQTKIDFQELIPAIYIIKIFENNIPLKQFKIVKQ